Proteins from a single region of Nitrospirota bacterium:
- a CDS encoding M28 family peptidase, whose translation MATVSLLAGEIGQRSWKDLDKLARSADFIEEKLKSSGCETVRQAFTFRDNTYHNIITEIRGSEPDCQGLLVVGAHYDSCEGTPGADDNASAVAALLEIARLTRERPLRRTVRYVAYCLEEPPAYMTHHMGSYVHAESLHDEGTMVFGMISLEMLGYFSEDKGSQYYPSSLFKPFYPDIGNFIAFVGNFSSRIFSNSFKAAFTSVSSFPVESLNGFSIIPGVDFSDHRNYWKFGVPAFMITDTSFYRNPNYHDSGDLPDTLDYDRLALLTRDLYEALQIV comes from the coding sequence TCTGGACAAGCTCGCCCGATCAGCCGATTTCATCGAAGAGAAGCTCAAAAGTTCGGGATGCGAAACCGTCCGTCAAGCCTTCACCTTCAGGGACAATACCTACCACAATATTATCACCGAGATCCGGGGTAGCGAGCCAGACTGCCAGGGACTCCTTGTGGTCGGTGCTCACTACGACTCCTGTGAGGGAACACCAGGAGCGGACGACAATGCAAGCGCAGTAGCTGCACTGCTCGAAATTGCACGCCTGACAAGGGAAAGGCCTCTCAGGAGAACTGTGCGTTACGTTGCCTACTGCCTCGAAGAACCGCCTGCATATATGACACACCATATGGGCAGTTATGTCCATGCAGAGAGCCTTCATGATGAAGGGACAATGGTCTTTGGCATGATCTCGCTTGAGATGCTGGGTTATTTCAGTGAAGACAAAGGGTCGCAATACTACCCGTCGTCGCTGTTTAAGCCCTTCTACCCTGACATTGGTAATTTCATCGCCTTTGTCGGCAACTTCTCTTCGCGGATCTTCTCAAACAGCTTCAAGGCCGCCTTCACCTCTGTTTCGTCATTCCCGGTCGAATCCCTCAACGGTTTCTCGATTATTCCAGGCGTGGACTTCTCTGACCACAGGAATTACTGGAAATTCGGTGTTCCTGCCTTTATGATCACGGACACTTCATTCTATCGCAACCCGAATTACCACGATTCCGGCGATCTGCCGGATACGCTGGACTACGACCGGCTTGCCCTTCTCACCAGAGATCTCTACGAAGCATTGCAAATCGTATAG